Proteins found in one Lycium ferocissimum isolate CSIRO_LF1 chromosome 6, AGI_CSIRO_Lferr_CH_V1, whole genome shotgun sequence genomic segment:
- the LOC132059170 gene encoding UDP-glucosyltransferase 29-like — translation MEAKKKTISVLMLPWLAHGHINPFLELAKKLANRTFHIYMCSTLVNLNSIKKRVIEKYSQSIELVELHLPSLPDLPPHYHTTNGLPPHLMDTLKTAFEMAAPKFTKILQSLNPDLVIHDYNQPWVTDSASSLNIPAVQFPTFSATVVALAIHMSENTEEKFPFPEIYLHQYEMLSLKKDIDEAPRRKFPFDQALRRSHDIILVKTCREFEGKYMDHLSNLVSKKIVPVGSLVQESIDRDDHDEEITQWLDKKEKYSTVFVSFGSEYFLSNEQIHAVAEGLELSKVNFIWVIRFPQGEKIIFQDALPEGFLQKVGERGMVMEGWAPQATILQHPSIGGFVSHCGWSSFMESMKFGVPIIAMPMHIDQPMNARLVEYIGMGVEAVRDENGKLQSEEIAKVIRKVVADESGEAVRKKIKELSEKMNMKGDEEIDGVVEELMALCSNK, via the coding sequence ATGGAGGCAAAGAAGAAGACCATTAGTGTACTCATGTTACCCTGGCTAGCCCATGGTCACATAAATCCATTTCTAGAGCTAGCCAAAAAGCTTGCAAATAGGACCTTCCACATTTACATGTGTTCTACTCTTGTAAACCTTAACTCCATCAAGAAAAGAGTCATAGAGAAGTATTCTCAGTCAATAGAATTAGTTGAGCTTCATCTTCCATCTTTGCCAGATCTTCCTCCTCATTACCACACCACAAATGGCCTCCCACCCCATCTCATGGACACTCTCAAAACAGCTTTTGAAATGGCCGCTCCAAAGTTTACCAAAATATTACAAAGTCTAAATCCTGACTTAGTCATTCATGACTACAATCAGCCTTGGGTTACTGATTCGGCGTCCTCTCTGAACATTCCTGCTGTGCAGTTCCCCACTTTTAGTGCAACTGTTGTTGCTTTGGCCATCCATATGTCTGAAAACACAGAAGAGAAGTTCCCATTTCCTGAAATTTACCTGCACCAATACGAAATGCTTTCATTGAAGAAAGATATTGATGAAGCACCACGTAGGAAGTTCCCATTTGACCAGGCTCTTAGGCGATCGCACGACATTATTCTGGTAAAAACTTGCAGAGAGTTTGAAGGGAAATATATGGATCATCTTTCAAATTTGGTTTCCAAGAAAATAGTCCCCGTTGGTTCACTAGTTCAAGAATCCATTGACCGAGATGACCATGATGAGGAAATCACACAATGGCTtgacaagaaagaaaaatattcaACTGTGTTTGTTTCATTTGGGAGTGAGTATTTTCTATCTAATGAGCAGATACACGCAGTAGCTGAAGGACTAGAGCTTAGCAAAGTGAACTTCATTTGGGTCATTAGGTTTCCACAaggtgaaaaaattatttttcaagatGCATTACCAGAAGGGTTTCTTCAAAAGGTAGGAGAAAGAGGAATGGTTATGGAGGGATGGGCCCCTCAAGCAACAATTCTTCAACACCCATCGATAGGTGGGTTCGTGAGTCACTGTGGATGGAGTTCTTTCATGGAAAGTATGAAGTTTGGTGTGCCCATAATTGCCATGCCAATGCACATTGACCAACCAATGAATGCTAGACTTGTGGAGTATATTGGGATGGGAGTGGAAGCAGTGAGGGACGAGAATGGAAAGTTACAAAGTGAAGAAATTGCAAAGGTGATAAGGAAAGTGGTAGCAGACGAAAGTGGGGAGGCTGTGAGGAAGAAAATTAAGGAACTGAGTGAGAAGATGAATATGAAAGGGGATGAGGAGATAGATGGTGTGGTGGAAGAGCTGATGGCTCTTTGTAGCAACAAATGA
- the LOC132059171 gene encoding UDP-glucosyltransferase 29-like, producing the protein MESKKNTFSVLMLPWLAHGHINPFLELAKKLANRNIHIYMCSTPVNLSSIKKRVTEKYSQSIELVEFHLPSLPDLPPHYHTTNGLPSHLISTLKKAFDGSTPNFSKKLQTLNPDLVIYDCNLPWAAECSSSMNIPAVQFLTFSAAVIALGIHMYDKPGEMFPFPEIYLREYEMLSLKKVLKEVPGGKFPFDEGLRRSQDIILMKTCRDFEGKYMDYLSSLVSKKTVPVGTLVQESINRDDHEEITQWLDKKEECSSVFVSFGSEYFLSNEQIHAVAQGLELSKVNFIWIIRFPQGEKISIQDALPEGFLERVGERGMVMDGWAPQATILQHPSIGGFVSHCGWSSFTESMKFGVPIIAMPMHLDQPMNARLVEYIEMGVEALRDENGKLQSEEIAKVIRKVVADESGEAVRKKVKELSEKMNMKGDEEIDEVVEELVALCSYK; encoded by the coding sequence ATGGAGTCCAAAAAAAACACCTTTAGCGTACTCATGTTACCATGGTTAGCCCATGGTCACATAAATCCATTCCTAGAGCTAGCCAAGAAGCTTGCAAATAGAAACATACACATTTACATGTGTTCCACTCCGGTAAATCTAAGCTCCATCAAGAAAAGAGTCACAGAGAAGTATTCTCAGTCAATAGAATTAGTTGAGTTTCATCTTCCATCTTTGCCAGATCTTCCTCCTCATTACCACACGACTAACGGCCTTCCATCCCATCTCATCTCCACCCTCAAAAAAGCATTTGATGGGAGCACTCCAAACTTCTCTAAGAAATTACAAACTCTAAATCCAGACTTGGTCATTTATGACTGCAATCTGCCATGGGCTGCTGAGTGTTCCTCCTCTATGAACATTCCTGCTGTGCAGTTCCTCACTTTTAGCGCAGCCGTGATTGCTTTGGGCATCCACATGTATGATAAGCCAGGAGAAATGTTCCCATTTCCTGAAATTTACCTGCGTGAATACGAAATGCTTTCATTGAAGAAAGTTCTTAAGGAAGTACCAGGTGGGAAGTTCCCATTCGACGAGGGTCTTAGGCGATCACAGGACATTATTCTGATGAAAACCTGCAGAGATTTTGAAGGGAAATATATGGATTATCTTTCAAGTTTGGTCTCCAAAAAAACAGTCCCAGTTGGTACACTAGTTCAGGAATCCATTAACCGAGATGACCATGAGGAAATCACACAATGGCTTGACAAGAAAGAAGAATGTTCAAGTGTGTTTGTTTCATTTGGGAGCGAGTATTTTCTATCTAATGAGCAGATACATGCAGTAGCTCAAGGACTAGAGCTTAGCAAAGTGAACTTCATTTGGATCATTAGGTTTCCACAAGGTGAAAAAATTAGTATTCAAGATGCATTACCAGAAGGGTTTCTTGAAAGGGTAGGAGAAAGAGGAATGGTTATGGATGGATGGGCCCCTCAAGCAACAATTCTTCAACACCCATCAATAGGCGGGTTCGTGAGTCACTGTGGATGGAGTTCGTTCACGGAAAGTATGAAGTTTGGTGTGCCCATAATTGCCATGCCCATGCATCTTGATCAACCAATGAATGCTAGGCTTGTGGAATATATCGAGATGGGAGTGGAAGCATTGAGGGATGAGAATGGAAAGTTACAAAGTGAAGAAATTGCAAAGGTGATAAGGAAAGTGGTAGCGGACGAAAGTGGGGAGGCTGTGAGGAAGAAAGTTAAGGAACTGAGTGAGAAGATGAATATGAAAGGGGATGAGGAGATAGACGAAGTGGTGGAAGAGTTGGTGGCTCTTTGTAGCTACAAATGA
- the LOC132059172 gene encoding UDP-glucosyltransferase 29-like, with protein sequence MEAKKNTITVLMLPWLAHGHISPFLELAKKLTNKNFHIYMCSTPVNLNSIKESVTEKYSQLIELVEIHLPSLPNLPPHYHTTNGLPSHLMNTLKTAFEMAAPKFSKILHTLKPDLVIYDFNQPWAADSASSMNIPAVLLLTFGAADVSFAIQMSTEEKFPFPEIYLREYEMLSLKEAITDAPGNKFELEEALRRSRDIILVKTCKDFEGKYMDYLSTLVSKKIVPVGSLVQESIDRDDHEEITQWLDKKEECSSVFVSFGSEYFLSNEQIHAVAQGLELSKVNFIWVIRFPQGEKISIQDALPEGFLERVGERGMVMDGWAPQATILQHPSIGGFVSHCGWSSFMESMKFGVPIIAMPMHLDQPMNARLVEYIEMGVEALRDENGKLQSEEIAKVIRKVVADESGEAVRKKVKELSEKMNMKGDEEIDEVVEELVALCSYK encoded by the coding sequence ATGGAGGCCAAGAAAAACACCATTACCGTACTGATGTTACCATGGCTAGCACATGGTCACATAAGTCCATTTCTAGAGTTAGCCAAAAAACTCACAAATAAaaactttcacatttacatgtGTTCCACTCCTGTGAACCTAAACTCCATCAAGGAAAGTGTCACAGAGAAATATTCTCAGTTAATAGAATTAGTTGAGATTCATCTTCCATCTTTGCCAAATCTTCCTCCTCATTACCACACCACGAATGGCCTTCCATCCCATCTCATGAACACTCTCAAAACAGCTTTTGAAATGGCCGctccaaaattttccaaaatattacATACTCTAAAGCCGGATTTGGTCATTTATGACTTCAATCAGCCATGGGCTGCTGATTCTGCTTCCTCTATGAACATTCCTGCAGTGCTGCTCCTCACTTTTGGTGCAGCTGATGTTTCTTTCGCAATCCAAATGTCCACAGAAGAGAAGTTCCCATTTCCTGAAATTTACCTGCGAGAATACGAAATGCTTTCATTGAAGGAAGCTATTACTGACGCACCAGGTAACAAGTTTGAATTAGAGGAGGCCCTTAGGCGATCGCGCGACATTATTCTGGTGAAAACTTGCAAAGATTTTGAAGGGAAATATATGGATTATCTTTCAACTTTGGTTTCCAAAAAAATAGTCCCCGTTGGTTCACTAGTTCAAGAATCCATTGACCGAGATGACCATGAGGAAATCACACAATGGCTTGACAAGAAAGAAGAATGTTCAAGTGTGTTTGTTTCATTTGGGAGTGAGTATTTTCTATCTAATGAGCAGATACATGCAGTCGCTCAAGGACTAGAGCTTAGCAAAGTGAATTTCATTTGGGTCATTAGGTTTCCACAAGGTGAAAAAATTAGTATTCAAGATGCATTACCAGAAGGGTTTCTTGAAAGGGTAGGAGAAAGAGGAATGGTTATGGATGGATGGGCCCCTCAAGCAACAATTCTtcaacacccatcaattggtgGGTTCGTGAGTCACTGTGGATGGAGTTCTTTCATGGAAAGTATGAAGTTTGGTGTGCCCATAATTGCCATGCCCATGCATCTTGATCAACCAATGAATGCTAGGCTTGTGGAATATATCGAGATGGGAGTGGAAGCATTGAGGGATGAGAATGGAAAGTTACAAAGTGAAGAAATTGCAAAGGTGATAAGGAAAGTGGTAGCGGACGAAAGTGGGGAGGCTGTGAGGAAGAAAGTTAAGGAACTGAGTGAGAAGATGAATATGAAAGGGGATGAGGAGATAGACGAAGTGGTGGAAGAGTTGGTGGCTCTTTGTAGCTACAAATGA